In Plasmodium knowlesi strain H genome assembly, chromosome: 7, one DNA window encodes the following:
- a CDS encoding zinc finger protein, putative: MRKTCQVCKQKLYQYVCPSCEIVYCSLECYKKHNDECVHNFLDNQVKENIKNNELTDFQKREFKFKLRKFYDQGAGGAEEEDDEEQEFADREVAGTDDEEGEGPVDGDEEEPADEGAPGKEDPDKEGLDAPPTSPRNGHMKKWCISNKRYKVLTELAKSDQLKLDDLTQTEQKQFFSFLKSNDMNAYLPKFQPWWLNCVIKKVQIPEHICCNKHVSENVKFMIIEIVYSYCYLLRIFNESLDSKELCYCFLYMASSINRFNLPENNVYSTVNNLFQRILENDEIAREKSILYNVVTDVTTILKLKELLLRCLYETKKIFKKQIKKINCKKDKMASSLNSVKKMAELLQEEKHFKYVNKKITFLCSYANYHYDMFDSVTKQLDRFYSEQCRGMSLASNEKREIVLSKEIP, encoded by the coding sequence atgaggaagacgTGCCAGGTGTGCAAGCAGAAGCTGTATCAGTATGTGTGTCCCTCGTGCGAAATCGTCTACTGCAGTCTGGAATGCTACAAAAAGCACAATGACGAATGCGTGCACAATTTTCTAGACAACCAAGTGAAagagaatataaaaaataatgagcTAACCGATTTTCAGAAACGAGAGTTCAAGTTCAAGCTGAGGAAATTTTACGACCAAGGAGCGGGGGGCgcagaagaggaagacgatGAGGAGCAGGAATTCGCAGATAGGGAAGTAGCGGGAAcagatgatgaggagggaGAGGGACCCGTTGATGGGGATGAAGAGGAACCCGCTGATGAGGGAGCCCCAGGAAAGGAAGATCCAGACAAAGAAGGGCTCGATGCGCCTCCCACCTCACCGCGCAATGGacacatgaaaaaatggTGCATTAGCAACAAACGGTACAAGGTGTTGACGGAGTTGGCCAAGAGCGATCAGTTGAAATTGGACGACCTGACACAAACGGAGCAGAAGCAGTTCTTCTCATTCCTAAAGAGTAATGACATGAATGCATATTTGCCCAAGTTCCAACCGTGGTGGCTAAATTGTGTAATCAAGAAGGTACAAATACCTGAACACATATGTTGTAATAAACATGTCAGTGAAAATGTCAAGTTCATGATAATAGAAATTGTCTACTCCTATTGCTATTTATTACGCATTTTTAATGAAAGCCTTGACAGTAAAGAACTGTGCTACTGTTTTCTTTACATGGCTAGCTCCATAAACAGATTTAATCTGCCCGAAAATAACGTATACAGCACAGTAAACAATTTATTTCAGAGGATCCtcgaaaatgatgaaatcGCTCGTGAGAAAAGTATACTGTACAATGTCGTAACAGATGTTACGACTATCTTAAAACTAAAAGAACTGTTACTTCGATGTTTgtatgaaacaaaaaaaatttttaaaaagcaaataaaaaaaataaattgcaaaaaagataaaatggCTAGTAGTCTCAATagcgttaaaaaaatggctgaACTTTTACAGGAAGAAAAGCATTTTAAATATgtcaataaaaaaattacctttCTTTGTAGCTACGCCAATTACCATTATGATATGTTTGACTCCGTGACAAAACAACTGGACAGATTCTACAGTGAGCAATGCAGGGGGATGTCTCTTGCGTCCAAtgagaaaagagaaattgtACTTTCCAAGGAGAtaccctaa
- a CDS encoding SAP domain-containing protein, putative gives MNYQNLKCSELKDLLAKRGLPSHGKKNELLERLLNYEKETPHLVSRPYLLDSGSNKGNNSDPGTNLEASSSTDAQGGNPNNSDPNVEKSEKSINKIEEAGSDEGENINYKASSSSYIGSQKKKKNISVNSREENFKKTDLGKMKNYFKNILSSNAKDEESKYNNNDDKVNANKNVNQNNDEEKKTKMVIPKITFSETSLSTKNTLQKNIISPPEDDNLYLTEEKKRELRKKRFGVVSKDDVLESRAKRFCIVTQKMEKENRKKRAERFGLSTGKLNNSEMKRKRAERFGLVQESDKLEARALRFGIK, from the exons ATGAACTACCAAAATTTGAAGTGTTCGGAGTTGAAGGACCTGTTAGCCAAAAGGGGGCTTCCCTCCCATGGAAAGAAG AACGAGCTTCTAGAACGGCTattaaattatgaaaaagaaaCCCCGCATCTTGTAAGCAGGCCATACCTATTAGATAGTGGGAGCAATAAAGGAAACAACTCCGACCCGGGGACAAACCTCGAAGCGTCATCGTCCACAGATGCACAAGGAGGCAATCCGAACAATTCAGATccaaatgtggaaaaatcCGAAAAGAGtattaataaaatagaagaagCAGGGAGCgacgaaggagaaaatatcaATTACAAGgcgtcgtcatcatcatataTTGgatctcaaaaaaaaaaaaaaaatatatctgttAATAGcagggaagaaaattttaagaaaaCAGACttaggaaaaatgaaaaattattttaaaaatattttatcctCCAATGCCAAGGATGAGGAATCCAAGTATAACAACAATGATGACAAAGTGAATGCAAATAAGAACGTAAATCAAAACAATgacgaagagaagaaaacCAAAATGGTCATTCCTAAAATTACCTTTTCGGAGACTTCACTGTCCACGAAGAACACCTTGCAGAAGAatattatttcccccccag aagaTGATAATCTTTACCTGacggaggagaaaaagagggaaCTGCGAAAAAAGCGATTCG GTGTCGTTTCGAAGGATGATGTCCTGGAGTCCAGAGCCAAGAG ATTCTGCATTGTGactcaaaaaatggaaaaggagaacagaaagaagagagCAGAGCGCTTCGGCTTGAGCACG GGCAAACTGAACAACTCagaaatgaagaggaaacgCGCCGAGAGGTTCGGCCTGGTCCAAGAG AGTGATAAACTAGAAGCCAGGGCCCTCAGATTTggcataaaataa
- a CDS encoding tRNA (adenine(58)-N(1))-methyltransferase non-catalytic subunit TRM6, putative, producing the protein MKILKHDFVLIDDELKCRLHKVVDMKIKIKKNYLNLMFLVNKKYGSTYTYINNKWIRCKKNKNKLDIDFYGNIEGTNKDIFQHNNSQKLTEENIAEMKDNISENPYEVIQKLVHNSSTYKNKTVISKFKYVEKKLKRHLCQFTVYECNVVNLINFYYKYFPEKISSVRVDYLSNLLFHLNRDILLGGQSPQGSEESTEKSIEGNNAEGIDVKEGMEKSIEGNNAEGIDVKEGMEKSIEETGKLEGNAISNHLGKESLHTLSSKKPNVIIYDDSFGLMISILNIIYSDHLNIFSLVYKNASNSIIPSFGIPKSTNVAKVSILHASHAPRLNTGQWLAIDRNGDLVGKDAVHEGPGVVSEELQMEGVAPMEEVSKDAQVVNVAEVAAAEEGQSHKRRINQVDHPCDGGQDYALNPPNTTSEPMSNSITNPVVDAVSPPNKRAKNAQTEADTTVAPDDHSQLQHMLIDHMNNTGAESFVVIISSDFIYNTNTDVHLLIETLIKVSLKFLKNDSKIIIHTDDLNICNIFLKGLMTTNSFINMKLNEFVLREQQVVKRRTHPVIKNAKLADGFLLTALKVEGGT; encoded by the coding sequence ATGAAAATCCTGAAACACGATTTCGTCTTGATTGACGACGAACTCAAGTGCAGGTTGCACAAAGTGGTGgatatgaaaataaaaataaaaaaaaactacctGAACTTAATGTTCcttgttaataaaaaatatggatcCACATACACCTACATAAATAACAAATGGATTCGAtgcaaaaagaataaaaataagttgGACATTGATTTTTATGGAAATATTGAAGGAACAAACAAAGATATTTTTCAGCATAACAATTCTCAAAAATTaacggaagaaaatattgcAGAAATGAAAGACAATATATCAGAAAATCCATACGAAGTTATACAAAAGCTAGTTCATAATTCTTCCacttataaaaataaaactgttatatcaaaatttaaatatgtagaaaaaaaattgaaaagacaTTTATGCCAATTTACTGTATATGAATGTAATGTTGtaaatttaataaatttctattacaaatattttcctgaaaaaatatcctctgTTCGGGTTGATTATTTATCAAATTTATTGTTCCATTTGAATCGAGATATCCTTCTGGGTGGGCAGAGCCCTCAAGGGAGTGAGGAAAGTACGGAAAAAAGTATTGAAGGGAATAATGCAGAAGGCATTGACGTGAAGGAAGGTATGGAAAAAAGTATTGAAGGGAATAATGCAGAAGGCATTGATGTGAAGGAAGGTATGGAAAAGAGTATTGAAGAAACGGGAAAATTGGAAGGGAATGCCATCTCAAATCACTTAGGCAAAGAAAGTCTCCACACATTGTCCTCGAAAAAACCGAATGTAATAATTTATGATGATTCATTCGGTTTAATGATAAGCATACTCAACATCATCTATTCTGATCatctgaatattttttctctagtttataaaaatgctTCTAATTCTATTATCCCCAGTTTTGGCATTCCCAAAAGTACCAACGTTGCCAAGGTCAGTATCCTGCATGCATCACACGCTCCACGACTCAACACCGGGCAGTGGCTCGCCATCGACAGGAACGGCGATCTCGTTGGAAAGGATGCAGTACATGAGGGACCGGGAGTAGTATCGGAGGAGTTACAAATGGAAGGAGTGGCCCCAATGGAGGAAGTGTCTAAAGACGCCCAAGTAGTTAACGTAGCCGAAGTGGCAGCGGCTGAGGAGGGGCAATCTCacaaaaggagaataaaCCAGGTGGACCACCCCTGTGATGGAGGGCAGGACTATGCTCTGAATCCTCCGAACACCACAAGTGAGCCGATGAGTAACTCTATTACTAACCCGGTGGTTGACGCTGTATCCCCCCCCAACAAGCGTGCAAAGAATGCCCAGACAGAGGCGGACACCACAGTTGCGCCAGACGATCATTCACAGCTACAACATATGTTGATAGACCACATGAACAACACAGGGGCGGAATCATTCGTTGTAATAATATCGAGCGATTTCATTTACAACACGAACACAGATGTACATCTCCTCATTGAGACGCTCATCAAGGTGTCTTTAAAATTTCTGAAAAATGATAGCAAGATAATTATTCACACAGATGACTTAAACATATGCAACATATTCTTAAAGGGCCTAATGACTACCAATTCCTTTATAAATATGAAGCTCAATGAATTTGTTTTAAGAGAGCAACAGGTTGTGAAGCGGCGAACGCATCCTGTGATAAAAAACGCCAAATTGGCCGATGGGTTTTTGTTAACTGCGCTCAAGGTCGAGGGAGGAACCTAA
- a CDS encoding 26S proteasome regulatory subunit RPN8, putative, with the protein MENDIFEKSKNELERIYLNKHVVVHPIVLLSVVDHYNRIASNTKKRVLGTILGEKIDGVVHLTNSYALPFEEDIKDINIFFVDDNYNENLFNMIRKINTREKIVGWYTTGSNIKPNDIFINEIFYKYHHAPIFLLVNVHTDQSIFPVNAYVAIEKAISDNKFRKTFIHIPVTIGAFEAEDVGVEFLLKELKSVSTSTLATKVGDKLSSLKTLILKLHEISAYLNDILNGNIEMNVKILYNLQNVFSLLPDTENPELLESFMVKNNDIMLNVFIGSITRSVIALHNLINNKIENKINAEKKKKLDVSKDAEDDKEKDKEKEKSKKKN; encoded by the exons atggaaaatgacaTCTtcgaaaaaagcaaaaatgagTTAGAGAGAATCTATCTAAACAAACATGTGGTGGTGCACCCCATAGTCCTCCTTTCAGTGGTGGACCATTACAACCGTATAGCAAGCAACACGAAGAAGAGAGTACTTGGCACAATtcttggagaaaaaatagacgGTGTTGTACACCTCACAAATAGTTATGCCTTGCCATTTGAAGAGGACATCAAGGATattaacatattttttgtggACGATAATTATAATGAAAATCTCTTCAACATGATACGGAAAATTAACActagagaaaaaattgttgggTGGTACACTACGGGTTCTAATATTAAGCCCAATGACATTTTCATTAATGAAATTTTCTACAAGTATCACCACGCacccattttccttttggtaAATGTACACACAGATCAGAGCATCTTTCCTGTAAATGCTTATGTGGCTATTGAGAAGGCCATCTCTGATAACAAATTTAGAAAAACTTTCATTCACATCCCCGTGACGATAG GAGCGTTCGAAGCTGAGGATGTTGGAGTGGAGTTCCTTCTGAAAGAGCTGAAGAGTGTGTCGACTTCGACCCTGGCAACAAAAGTGGGAGACAAGCTATCCTCCCTGAAAACCCTCATTTTAAAGCTCCATGAAATTTCTGCCTACTTAAATGATATTCTAAATGGAAACATCGAAATGAAcgtaaaaattttgtacaatCTGCAAAACGTATTTAGTCTCCTTCCGGATACGGAGAACCCAGAACTTTTGGAATCCTTCATGGTAAAAAATAACGACATCATGTTAAATGTATTCATTGGAAGCATTACCAGGTCAGTCATTGCTTTGCACAATTTAATTaataacaaaattgaaaataaaataaacgcagagaagaagaagaaactgGACGTGTCCAAAGATGCAGAGGatgataaagaaaaggacaaggagaaggaaaaatccaagaaaaaaaattaa
- a CDS encoding heptatricopeptide repeat-containing protein, putative encodes MFSNLFTKSRTLHCIHVKYIRSVRGKDKYLPLSNSNSIPLSENESCGGNEWKEYSSHGGEFHQVCTQSDSYTLGRGQKKLRKFKIAAHGRGNHLLHRDTKNGNFAEGGIRIDSDYIGDKLSEGVQNGEEICPDNGANPFLSNNGGVTEMDGSQDEEGSTSLFTQRTTEESTSYQFLKTLYGLIGEKMDISEEISKDLIEKMNKIIKIEKNLKMVFLLLHTMNKLVCIHEFIGKLSSDIINVKDSELLSIILRIMVNCHYKDGELLHILVTKLRENIKLGTCTTLTVSNTFYSFAHLYRENLIHMEDIPIGEMIQIIGSYHSSFSHEELFEIIEASPHFSIPKEKSLKGKMNQTDKPYQHVNKNLTKLLHKLGTYLVGENIAKTTPFIQMKRILYSYAKIKTYHEKLFLHLYPPTLKRIKGYNEDLRRSHELGRYSRGGNDSQASCEGSTEELEETPPLISEASQNVTDVLYAYSKFSMYIDELYNEILLLLQYIYKHMGCSELSQCLISLTKVHCNMRILLSKIHMERFNVQVKIYRKFFANCTPIDLMNYLLSYSKNLYFERDVYDIIADLFLREKKINSLEGTDLINILHAYSKIYYMNGKVFSAVDNILCERLDNNSNYLSTEDAIKYLNSCAKLSYKNEKMISRIIEIIHRSNFVNIEIFQLFKMLKSVKRLHVPFDRLETHIRMIVPNLTFDFGTYSNHYYRAPKDLHVRRKKWVW; translated from the coding sequence ATGTTCTCAAACCTGTTTACGAAATCACGGACACTTCACTGTATCCACGTGAAGTATATTCGAAGCGTTCGGGGAAAGGACAAATATCTCCCCTTAAGTAATAGCAATAGTATTCCCTTATCAGAAAATGAGAGTTGCGGGGGTAACGAGTGGAAGGAGTACTCATCTCACGGTGGTGAGTTCCACCAAGTGTGTACACAAAGTGATTCTTACACCTTAGGAAGgggacagaaaaaattaaggaagttCAAAATAGCTGCACATGGGAGAGGGAATCACCTCCTCCATAGGGatacaaaaaatgggaactTCGCCGAAGGGGGGATCAGGATCGATTCCGATTACATAGGTGATAAGTTGTCTGAGGGGGTTCAAAACGGGGAGGAAATTTGCCCTGATAATGGGGCCAACCCATTTCTATCCAACAATGGGGGAGTTACCGAAATGGATGGAAGCCAAGATGAGGAAGGATCCACAAGCTTATTCACCCAACGTACCACGGAAGAGAGCACATCATACCAGTTTTTAAAAACCTTATATGGACTAATCGGAGAGAAAATGGACATCTCCGAAGAAATATCAAAAGActtaattgaaaaaatgaacaagatCATCAAGATtgaaaagaatttaaaaatggtttttcttctcttacACACGATGAATAAGCTCGTGTGTATCCACGAATTCATCGGGAAGTTGTCCTCCGACATAATCAATGTAAAAGACAGTGAATTGCTCTCTATCATTCTGCGCATAATGGTTAATTGTCATTATAAGGATGGAGAATTATTGCACATACTGGTGACTAAGCTAAGGGAGAACATAAAATTAGGTACATGTACAACGTTAACCGTAAGTAACACCTTTTACAGCTTTGCTCATTTGTACAGAGAAAACTTAATCCACATGGAAGACATTCCTATAGGGGAGATGATTCAAATAATTGGGAGCTATCACAGCTCCTTTTCTCATGAAGAGCTTTTCGAAATTATCGAGGCAtctcctcatttttcaaTCCCCAAGGAAAAATcattaaaggggaaaatgaatCAAACAGATAAACCCTATCAACATGTTAATAAGAATTTAACCAAGCTGCTACATAAACTTGGAACTTACTTAGTAGGAGAAAACATTGCCAAAACTACCCCCTTTATCCAAATGAAGAGGATTCTGTATTCATATGCCAAGATTAAAACGTACCATGAGAAATTGTTCCTGCATTTATATCCCCCTACATTGAAGAGAATAAAGGGGTACAATGAGGATCTCCGCCGATCGCATGAATTGGGGAGGTACAGTCGTGGAGGAAACGACTCCCAAGCATCGTGTGAGGGATCAACGGAAGAACTGGAGGAAACTCCTCCATTGATCAGTGAAGCATCGCAAAACGTGACAGATGTTCTCTACGCATACAGCAAATTTAGTATGTACATAGACGAGCTGTACAACGAAATTTTGCTCCTCCTACAGTATATCTACAAACATATGGGTTGTTCAGAATTATCGCAGTGCTTAATATCCTTAACAAAGGTGCACTGCAATATGAGGATTCTACTGTCCAAAATACACATGGAAAGATTTAACGTGCAGGTGAAAATTTacagaaaattttttgccaATTGTACTCCCATCGATTTAATGAATTATCTCCTAAGTTACagtaaaaatttatatttcgAGAGGGACGTGTATGACATCATTGCAGATTTGTTCCTTCGGGAGAAGAAGATAAATTCCCTCGAAGGAACCGACCTGATAAATATTCTTCATGCGTATAGCAAAATTTATTATATGAACGGCAAGGTGTTTTCTGCGGTGGATAATATTCTGTGTGAAAGACTTGACAACAATTCGAATTATTTGTCTACAGAGGATGccataaaatatttaaattcGTGTGCAAAATTATCAtataaaaacgaaaagaTGATTTCCAGAATTATTGAAATTATCCATAGGAGCAATTTTGTTAATATCGAAATTTTTCAGCTCTTTAAAATGCTCAAAAGTGTGAAAAGGCTACACGTACCATTTGATCGCTTGGAGACCCACATCCGAATGATCGTCCCCAACCTCACCTTCGACTTTGGCACGTACAGCAACCATTACTACAGAGCCCCCAAGGACCTCCACGTGCGCAGGAAGAAGTGGGTGTggtag
- a CDS encoding elongation factor 1-beta, putative, with protein sequence MASNANLLTVKGEGDYAKLNAFFAEHSYYQNHMLSAMDLKIYNQIKCVVCKEKYPHLYRWYKHISSLESYVTEQFKDPSEKAKKAGGSSNAPEKKNVPENDDVDNDIDLFGDSNNDDQSILLEKKKQKEEELKKKKQKEKEKNRSILIIEIKPKSIDTDIAKIPKLVKQKIVDENIKWGEEVKKLPVAFGLYKLHMSCIIYDDFVNTNDLIEKIENIDLDNEEDKKKRKLILGLDGEDNDANSDEDGDDDGANEDDVNYEDVEDDLDFLVQSAEIISFNKL encoded by the coding sequence ATGGCCAGCAACGCAAATTTATTAACCGTCAAGGGCGAAGGGGACTATGCCAAACTGAACGCCTTTTTCGCGGAGCACTCGTACTACCAAAATCACATGCTAAGTGCCATGGATTTGAAGATCTACAATCAGATAAAATGCGTCGTATGTAAAGAAAAGTACCCCCATTTGTATCGCTGGTATAAGCACATCAGCTCCTTAGAAAGTTATGTCACAGAGCAGTTTAAGGATCCAAGCgaaaaggcgaaaaaagCGGGAGGTAGTAGCAACGCGccagagaaaaagaatgtccCAGAAAATGATGATGTTGATAACGATATTGACCTATTCGGGGACAGCAATAATGATGACCAGAGCATTCtcttagagaaaaaaaaacagaaagaagaagagttaaaaaagaagaaacaaaaagaaaaggaaaaaaacaggtCCATTTTAATTATCGAAATCAAGCCCAAATCAATTGACACAGATATTGCTAAAATCCCCAAACTAGTTAAGCAGAAAATTGTTGATGAAAATATCAAATGGGgtgaggaagtaaaaaaattacccgTAGCATTTGGCCTGTACAAACTTCACATGTCTTGTATTATATATGACGATTTCGTCAATACGAATGACTTGATtgagaaaatagaaaacatTGATTTGGATAATGAGGAagacaagaaaaagagaaagctAATTCTCGGCCTGGATGGAGAGGACAACGACGCCAACAGTGACGAGGATGGCGACGACGATGGAGCCAACGAGGACGATGTAAATTATGAAGATGTGGAAGACGACTTGGACTTCCTGGTGCAGTCAGCCGAGATTATTAGCTTCAACAAGTTGTGA
- a CDS encoding protease, putative has protein sequence MMLHFFCIVLILQLYVGCFNIKKNIIVTYEGGRVAKGKAVKSSAFLVRRQLFKLKKIQAHSSDNWEGKTSIDEAQNNEAKNTLREFYDRNFRRLRKTFEFVKYGLISIQNNLLSNSLASQLAISVSFFFLHFYMLSRHFLILFPYQLIPNHSNILMSLDMNNTLFFLLSIYSFKRFKDHFHSFKQRLQLNRFTIRLQDNKRKNILSICFFLIASYVLSGYVSIYTERILTLWKLFSRPLSENVVKSLQILTGHFIWVGCSIVVFRKLLYPYFLNNESNLNLRHKSSWWFEVIYGYVFSHFVFNIVDLLNNFIINRFMGEGEDEVYVDNSIDDIVSGREFVSTLLCIISPCFSAPFFEEFIYRFFVLKSLNLFMHIHYAVTFSSLFFAIHHLNIFNLLPLFFLSFLWSYIYIYTDNILVTMLIHSFWNIYVFLSSLYS, from the exons AtgatgcttcattttttttgtattgtcCTAATTCTGCAGTTGTACGTCGGGTGCttcaacataaaaaaaaacataatagTGACATACGAAGGGGGGAGAGTAGCGAAGGGGAAGGCAGTTAAGTCGAGTGCATTTCTAGTGAGGAGGCAACTTtttaaacttaaaaaaattcaagccCATTCTTCAGACAATTGGGAGGGAAAAACTTCCATTGATGAAGCACAGAATAATGAAGCAAAGAATACCCTACGTGAATTTTACGATCGGAATTTTAGGCGATTGAGGAAGACATTCGAATTTGTAAAATATGGTTTAATCTCCATTCAGAATAATTTACTCTCAAACTCGTTAGCTAGTCAGCTAGCCATTTctgtgtcgtttttttttcttcacttttatATGCTATCTCGacacttcctcattttatTCCCCTACCAGTTAATTCCAAACCATTCCAATATTTTGATGAGCTTGGACATGAACAACACGCTCTTTTTCTTATTGTCCATATATTCTTTCAAACGTTTCAAGGATCACTTTCACAGCTTCAAGCAGAGGCTACAGTTGAACCGGTTCACCATAAGGCTGCAGGACaataagaggaaaaatatcctctccaTCTGCTTCTTTTTGATTGCGTCCTACGTCTTGTCGG GTTACGTGTCCATATACACGGAGCGCATCTTGACGCTCTGGAAACTGTTCAGTCGCCCCCTCTCGGAAAATGTCGTGAAGTCGCTACAG ATCCTGACTGGGCACTTCATATGGGTAGGGTGCAGCATCGTCGTATTTAGGAAGTTGCTTTACCCCTACTTCCTAAACAATGAAAGCAATTTGAATTTGCGCCACAAAAGCAGTTGGTGGTTCGAGGTAATATACGGGTACGTCTTTTCCCACTTCGTATTCAACATTGTGGATTTGTTGAACAATTTTATAATAAATCGTTTCATGGGTGAAGGTGAAGACGAAGTGTACGTGGACAACAGTATAGACGATATTGTTAGCGGAAGAGAGTTTGTTTCAACTCTGTTGTGCATTATTAGTCCCTGTTTTAGTGCACCTTTTTTTGAGGAATTCATTTATCGTTTTTTTGTGCTTAAGAGTTTGAATTTGTTCATGCATATACATTACGCCGTTAcgttttcttctctatttttCGCAATTCACCATTTGAACATCTTTAACTTACTTCCTCTATTTTTCCTGTCCTTCCTATGGtcttacatttatatatacactgACAACATTCTCGTTACTATGCTTATTCACTCGTTTTGGAACATTTACGTTTTTTTGTCCTCCCTGtacagctag